A single window of Candoia aspera isolate rCanAsp1 chromosome 3, rCanAsp1.hap2, whole genome shotgun sequence DNA harbors:
- the OLFML3 gene encoding olfactomedin-like protein 3, with product MAPQHILLLLVILVNAVDGQQQLMEYMERRLAGLEERISQWHDQSSRYSSELRDFKNKVVSMLETVEKDKEILRAEMENTAVRVDRLEREVDYLETQNPAPPCVEVDDKLMENQASTAKKRKNEKYDKLTDCSDTISQVKAMKILKRFGSTAGLWTKDPLSNSEKIYVFDGTSNDTVYVFPRMREFTLFSATRKSARIKLPYPWVGTGHLVYGGYLYYIRRHGTFQVIKFSLTNKTIVDSSVFPAEEQIPVFGLTSYNYIDLGADEEGIWAIYATQENEKNIALAKLDPTSLDIEQMWDTPCPRENAESAFVICGALYVVYNTRLPSRSRIQCTFDVSGSMASEDAAQVYFPKRYGSHSSMKYNPKERQIYAWDDGYQIIYRMEMKKKSEV from the exons ATGGCTCCCCAACATATCTTGCTTCTGCTGGTTATCCTGGTCAATGCTGTCGATGGGCAACAGCAGTTAATGGAATACATGGAGAGGAGGCTGGCTGGCTTAGAG GAACGCATCTCCCAGTGGCATGATCAGAGCAGCCGTTATTCCAGTGAACTGAGAGATTTCAAGAATAAGGTGGTGTCCATGTTGGAGACAGTagaaaaagataaggaaataCTCCGTGCAGAGATGGAAAATACTGCCGTACGGGTGGACCGACTGGAGAGAGAAGTGGACTATCTTGAGACCCAAAATCCTGCCCCACCCTGTGTGGAAGTAGATGATAAGCTCATGGAGAACCAGGCTTCTACTGCCAAGAAGCGTAAGAATGAGAAATATGACAAACTGACAG ATTGCAGTGACACCATATCCCAAGTCAAAGCCATGAAGATATTAAAGAGGTTTGGCAGCACTGCTGGACTCTGGACCAAAGACCCCCTCAGTAATTCAGAGAAGATCTATGTGTTTGATGGCACTAGCAATGACACTGTCTATGTTTTTCCCAGAATGAGAGAATTTACCCTCTTTTCTGCTACCCGAAAGTCTGCACGCATCAAGTTGCCCTATCCATGGGTTGGCACTGGACATTTGGTATATGGGGGGTATCTTTATTATATTCGGCGACATGGCACATTTCAGGTCATCAAGTTTAGCTTGACCAACAAAACAATTGTTGATAGTTCTGTCTTCCCAGCTGAGGAGCAGATCCCTGTCTTTGGTCTTACATCCTACAACTACATTGATTTGGGGGCCGATGAGGAGGGCATCTGGGCTATTTACGCCAcacaagaaaatgagaaaaatatagCATTGGCCAAACTAGACCCTACATCTCTAGACATTGAGCAAATGTGGGACACACCATGCCCTCGGGAGAATGCAGAGAGTGCTTTTGTTATCTGTGGAGCTCTCTATGTAGTATACAATACCCGGTTGCCCAGCCGCTCCCGTATTCAATGTACCTTTGATGTCAGTGGCTCAATGGCATCTGAAGATGCTGCCCAAGTCTATTTCCCAAAGCGATATGGTTCTCACTCCAGCATGAAGTACAACCCCAAAGAGAGGCAGATCTATGCTTGGGATGATGGCTACCAGATCATTTACCGAATGGAGATGAAGAAGAAGAGTGAAGTCTGA